A stretch of the Acidobacteriota bacterium genome encodes the following:
- a CDS encoding RidA family protein has protein sequence MSRLPVLLPFLLFAATLAFAGASNSTREAKPHRYVNVATHFAELPFTDAVLAGDTLYVSGRIGLDPQTRKVPAAIEDEVHLLMDAVKASVTEANLTMDDVVNVTIYCPDLTLYDRFNAVYKTYFTAGRYPARAFIGSGPLLFGGHFEITAIAVRQATPAKATGKKK, from the coding sequence ATGTCCCGCTTGCCCGTTCTCTTGCCCTTCCTCTTGTTCGCCGCGACGCTGGCTTTCGCCGGTGCCAGCAACAGCACCCGCGAGGCCAAGCCGCACCGGTACGTGAACGTCGCGACCCATTTTGCCGAGCTGCCATTCACCGACGCGGTGCTCGCGGGCGACACGCTCTACGTCTCCGGACGCATCGGCCTCGACCCGCAGACGCGCAAGGTGCCCGCCGCGATCGAGGATGAGGTCCATCTGCTGATGGACGCGGTCAAGGCCTCCGTCACCGAGGCCAACCTGACGATGGACGACGTGGTCAACGTCACCATCTATTGTCCCGACCTCACCCTCTACGACCGCTTCAACGCTGTCTATAAGACCTACTTCACCGCCGGGCGCTATCCCGCGCGCGCGTTCATCGGCTCCGGGCCGCTGCTCTTCGGCGGACACTTCGAGATCACCGCCATCGCCGTCCGCCAGGCTACTCCGGCGAAAGCAACAGGGAAGAAGAAGTAG